A single region of the Triticum dicoccoides isolate Atlit2015 ecotype Zavitan chromosome 2B, WEW_v2.0, whole genome shotgun sequence genome encodes:
- the LOC119360367 gene encoding L-type lectin-domain containing receptor kinase IX.2-like yields IAGKIKVARKFSYSELVAATDNFSRDRKIGKGSFGDVYRGLLPMQNQREVAVKEMRQPTLKRNRKNYVHEIKTLCQLSHKKLLRLIGWCDDGGRLVLVYELEPNGSVSDHLHGGGAGGRMLTWPQRYNILLGIAAAIDYLHNGAYDSAKRYVLHRDIKPSNVMLGEGFEAKLGDFGLVQQVSRHGGRGTPRTTVIGSMDYMDPRYIGLGTLSPASDIYSFGLVLLEVATGVRPSIPGTAAHRNTLITTVRESHSRKAILEMVDEKLRGELNQWWWQMERVMVTGLACVEPARDDRPSIKDVIDLLSKHEQSLASSRYLRDSSMRPKDRFPFILTRNVALANARASSLSY; encoded by the coding sequence ATCGCCGGGAAAATCAAAGTTGCAAGAAAATTCTCCTACTCTGAGCTGGTAGCGGCGACGGACAACTTCTCACGGGATAGGAAGATCGGCAAGGGTTCCTTCGGTGACGTGTACAGAGGGCTGCTACCGATGCAGAACCAGCGGGAGGTGGCTGTGAAGGAGATGCGACAACCAACGTTGAAGCGTAACCGGAAGAACTATGTGCACGAGATCAAGACCCTGTGTCAGTTGAGCCATAAGAAACTCCTACGGCTTATCGGTTGGTGCGACGATGGTGGCCGGTTGGTGCTTGTGTACGAGCTTGAACCCAACGGTAGTGTCAGCGACCATCTCCATGGTGGTGGCGCTGGCGGGAGGATGTTGACATGGCCGCAGAGGTACAATATCCTTCTCGGTATCGCAGCCGCCATCGACTACCTCCACAATGGCGCCTACGACTCAGCGAAGAGGTACGTGTTGCACCGGGACATAAAGCCCAGCAACGTGATGCTGGGAGAGGGCTTTGAGGCCAAGCTCGGTGACTTTGGACTCGTACAGCAAGTCAGTCGCCATGGCGGCAGGGGTACTCCTCGGACAACCGTGATCGGGAGCATGGACTACATGGACCCCAGGTACATCGGGCTTGGTACACTTAGCCCCGCCTCTGATATATACAGCTTCGGGTTGGTGCTGCTAGAGGTGGCCACTGGCGTGAGACCGTCCATCCCGGGAACGGCAGCGCACCGGAACACCCTCATCACCACTGTGAGGGAGTCTCATAGCAGAAAAGCCATCCTCGAGATGGTAGATGAGAAGCTGAGAGGGGAGTTGAATCAGTGGTGGTGGCAGATGGAGCGTGTCATGGTCACCGGGTTGGCGTGTGTCGAGCCGGCGCGTGACGATCGGCCATCTATCAAAGATGTTATCGACCTGCTCTCCAAGCACGAGCAATCTCTGGCATCCAGCCGTTACCTAAGAGATTCCTCAATGAGGCCCAAGGATCGGTTTCCTTTCATACTAACTAGGAATGTGGCTCTCGCAAATGCAAGGGCATCATCCTTATCGTATTGA